TCTTCTGGTTGAGCGAGGAGTTTCTCGGGGCGCATGATGCCGGCGTTGTGGACGACGGCGTTGAGGGCGGGGAAGTCGGCGATGAGCTTGGCGGCGAAGGCGCGTATGCTGGCGGCGTTCTCGATGTCGAGGATCGCGGAGGACATGCCGGGGTTGGCGGCTACGGTGTCGTCGAGGGCTTGTTTGCGGCGACCGGCGATGATGACGTGGTTGCCGAGTTTGTGAAAGGCCTCTGCCAGGCCGCGGCCGATTCCGGAGCCGCCGCCGGTGATGAGGATCGTATTTCCAGTGGTGTTCATGGTGTTGAATTCTCCTGACTTAATAGTAGGATTGTTTGTATCCATTGGGAAGTAGGCACCTTAAATATCTATACTTACCTAAAAGAGAGTGAAGAATTTATGGGAAAAACGAAGGTTGCGGCTAAGAAACCGGTTCGTAATAAGACGACGACAAAGGAACGGTCGAAGTATCCGGCTGAGGCGGACCCAAAGGTCGAGGCACTGGTCCGAGAGATTATTGCGCGTGTGGCGGACAAGTGGACGATGCTGGTGCTGGAGGTTTTGGAGGAGCACGGGGTGGTGCGGTTTACGCGGCTCGGGGAGCTGGTGGGCGGTGTGAGTCAGAAGATGTTGACCAAGACGGTGCGGCAGATGGAGAGGGATGGGCTGGTGACACGGAAGGTGCATCCTGTGATTCCGCCGCGAGTGGAGTATGAGTTGACGGCGCTTGGTTCGAGCCTGGGGGAGGCGTTTTGCGGGGTGTGGATCTGGGCGGAGAAGCATGGTGAGGAGATCGAGCGGGCGCGCGTCGCGTTCGAGAAAAATGCGGTCGAACGGCAGGATTCCGTATAGATGGTTGTTGCCGACTAAGTTCTGGCATACTGCTGGGATGGCGAGGGCGGGTGGGTTCGCGTTTGGGTTGGGTATGGCGGGCCGGTTGGCAAAAGCTTGTGTGTGGGCCTTTGTGTGGGTATTCGTATGGGCTTTGTGGATGGCGGGGTGGGGACTGGGCTTGCCGGCCAGGGCACAGGATGCGGATATTCCAACGTTGCATGTCTATGCGAATACGATTCAGATCCCAGTGCTGGTGCTGGGGGAGGATCGGAAGAAGATTGCGCCGATCGCGCCGAACAGGTTCAGCGTAAGCTTCGACGGAGGACCGCCGTTCCGCGTCTCGCATGTTCGTCTGGAGGGGGATGATCCGATCTCGCTTGCGATTTTGCTGGACATGAGCGGGGCGGAGGCGGAGTTATCGTCGAAGCTTGAGGATGCGATTGCGGGGCTTGCGCCGTTGTCTCTGCGTTCTCAGGATCATGTCTCGGTCTACGGGCTGGATTGCGAGCTTACTCGCTATGCGAGTGACGTGCCAGCCGACCAGGCGCATTTGAAGAAGCTGGTCCATGAAGCGCTACAGTCATGGGTCGACCGGAGGCGCGATAAACAAGGGTCGAAGTGCAAACCACAGGTGCAGCTATGGGACGCACTGGCCTTCGCTACCAATCAACTGTCGGCGCTTCCCGGCCGGCGGGTGATTCTTGCGGTGACCGATGGGAACGATAAGGGAAGCACGCATCGATGGAACGAGGTGAGGGTGTTCGCGCAGGCTAGTGCGGTTGCGGTCTTTGGCGTGACGTATGTACCGTGGCTTTCGGTTGGATCCCCCAGCGTGGGTAACGCATTGGAAGATCCCTTCCGTTCGATCTGTGAGTGGAGTGGGGGGTTGGTGTTTTCGGCGAACAGAAGTGACGTGGCGAAGAGGCTAAAAGGGTTTATGGAACTGGTTAGAGGACGCTACATCCTGGAGTTTCCTCGACCGTACAACTCGACGAAGGGACTACACGAGCTGGTGGTGGCTATCGATAAGAGCAAGGCGTTTATTCGCTCGACGGGGATCTCAGTACCTGTGCAGGATGCGAAGGTGCTGGCCGATCCGACGACGGTACATACGGATCCTGCCTTGGCCCCGGAGGTGGGGACGCATCATATTCTGACGCCGCCACAGTGATGTCGTGAAGGCGATGAGGCGGTCTCCGGAGAGACGCCGATGTAAACCTACCCCGCACCTCTTCAGGTGGTGCGGGGTAGGTTTGAAGGGGAGCCGCGCCTATTTGGGAGGCGGCTGCTTCGACTCTGTTTTGGGTTGTGGGGGATGGGCGACTGGATGAGGAATAGGCTCGGGCTGCTCATGTGGACCGGCTGGGCGTCCGCTGCGCAGATTTTCGACCTGCTGTGGACCAAGAGGGCGGCCGGGGTCGG
This Tunturibacter gelidoferens DNA region includes the following protein-coding sequences:
- a CDS encoding winged helix-turn-helix transcriptional regulator, whose amino-acid sequence is MGKTKVAAKKPVRNKTTTKERSKYPAEADPKVEALVREIIARVADKWTMLVLEVLEEHGVVRFTRLGELVGGVSQKMLTKTVRQMERDGLVTRKVHPVIPPRVEYELTALGSSLGEAFCGVWIWAEKHGEEIERARVAFEKNAVERQDSV